A region of the Pseudarthrobacter phenanthrenivorans Sphe3 genome:
AAGGAAGTCACCCAGGCAGGCGTGGCGGGCAAGGTGGAGAAGACTTACAAACTGGTTCTGGTTGACGGCCGCGAAGCCTCCCGCACCCTGGTCGCCGAAAACGTTGCCGTACAGCCCGTAACGGAGAAGATCACGGTTGGCACCAAGCCGAAGCCCATGGCCCAGGCCGCTCCCGCCGCCAGCGCCGGCACCAATACCGGCGCCGCTGCTCCGGCAATGATGAATGAAGCCATGTGGGACAAAATCGCCCAGTGTGAATCCGGCGGAAACTGGAGCATCAACACCGGCAATGGCTACTACGGCGGCCTCCAGTTCGATATCCAGACCTGGATTGGTGCCGGCGGCGGGGCTTACGCGCCCAACGCCAGCCTTGCCACCAAGGCCCAGCAAATCGATATCGCAAACCGCGTCTACGCCCAGCGCGGCCTGCAGCCGTGGGGCTGCGGATGGGCTGCCACCAGCTGATCCCAGCATATTCGTGCCCGCCAGGGCGCGGCGGCCGGGCCCGGATCATCGGGCCCGGCCGCCGCCGTTAAAGGGGCAGGACGCACGCGGTGCGCGGGATAGGATACCTAGGTGACTGAACCAACCCCCGCCGCGCCCGCACCGTTGTTCGGTGCATCCGACATACGCCGGCTGGCGGAGGAGATCGGCATCCGCCCCACCAAAACCCTGGGCCAGAATTTTGTGATTGACGGTAACACCATCCGCAGGATTGTGGCCGCGGCGGATATCGGACCGGACGAGACAGTGCTTGAGGTGGGCCCGGGGCTGGGTTCCCTTACCCTTGGGCTGCTCGATGCAGCGGCGTCGGTGGTTGCTGTGGAAATCGATCCCGTCCTTGCGGCAAAGCTCCCGGAAACCGTCAAGGAATGGCGCCCGGGTGCTGCCGGCAACTTCCATCTGGTGCACGCGGACGCCATGAAGGTCACCGAATTGCCCGTGCAGCCCACCGCCCTTGTGGCCAACCTGCCGTACAACGTCGCCGTTCCCGTAGTGCTCCACCTGCTGCAGTATTTCCCCAGCCTTCGGCACGGCCTGGTGATGGTCCAGGACGAGGTGGCTGACCGGCTCGCCGCAGGCCCCGGATCAAAAACCTATGGCGTGCCCTCGGTGAAGGCCGCCTGGTACAGCCAGATGCGCAAGGCCGGCGTGATCGGGATGAACGTCTTCTGGCCGGCGCCGAAAATACATTCAGGCCTGGTGGCTTTCACGCGCCGTGAACCACCGGCCACCACCGCCACCAGGGAGCAGGTCTTCGCAGTGGTGGACGCCGCCTTCGCCCAGCGGCGCAAGACCCTCCGCGCAGCCCTGGCCGGCTGGGCCGGCGGCGCACCCGAAGCGGAGCGCTGCCTGGTGGCTGCCGGCGTCGACCCCACCGCCAGGGGTGAGGTCATAGACATTGGCGCTTTCGCCAAAATTGCAGAAGCCAAGCAGGCGCTGGCATGAACGCGCCGGCAGGACGTTTTGCTGCCAGGACTGTCCGCGTCAAGGCCCCGGGCAAAGTCAATGTGTCACTGGAAGTGGGGCCGCTCCGTCCGGACGGCTACCACTCGGTGGCCAGCGTCTACCTTGCTGTGTCCTTGTACGAGGAAGTTGCGGCCACCAGCACCGACACCCCGGGCATCACCGTCAGCCTGAGTCCGGAGAGCACAGTTGACCTTGACGCTGCCGACATCCCCCTGGACGGAAGCAACCTTGCCTATAAGGCTGCGGCGATCATGGCGGACGTCTCCGAACGCTCCACGGGCGTCCACTTGGAAATCACCAAGCGCGTGCCGGTTGCCGGCGGCATGGGCGGCGGTTCGGCAGACGCCGCCGCCACCTTGCTGGCATGTGATGCGCTGTGGAACAGCGGCCTCTCGCGGGAAGAACTGGCACACCTTGCAGGCGAACTAGGCGCCGACGTTCCGTTTTCCCTGCTGGGAGGCGCGGCGGTGGGACTGGGCGTCGGCGACGAACTCTCTCCGGCGCTGGCGAAAGCACAGACCTACTGGGTCCTGGTCACGGCCGATTACGGTCTTCCCACTCCCGAGGTGTACCGGACCCTTGACCGCCTGCGGGAGGCCGGCGGCGTCCAGGCCGCTGAACCCGTCGGCGTGGATCCGCAGATCCTCACGGCCCTGCGCAGCGGAGACGCGGAAGCCCTCAGCCGCGTCCTGGTCAACGACCTCCAACGGGCATCCATCGAGCTGGCGCCTGCGCTGCGCGATACGCTGGGAATCGGAGAGTCCCATGGGGCCATTGCAGGGATAGTGTCCGGATCGGGGCCAACAGTGGCCCTGCTCGCCGATGACCCTGTGGCGGCCGAGAGCCTCGCAGAGGATCTGCGGCATTACGGCCTGACCGCACTCTCCGTCCACGGACCGGTTCCCGGGGCGCGCATCATTTCCGACACCCTCCTCTAACAACCTCCAGTCCCAACCTGAAGCAGAAAGCAGTTCCCTTTGGCACACCTTCTTGGCGGCGAGAACCTGACGGTCTCCTACGCAACCCGTACCGTCCTGGATGGCATCACCCTGGGTCTGGAGGAGGGCGACCGGATTGGCATGGTGGGGCGGAACGGCGACGGAAAGTCCACCCTGATGCGCCTGCTGGCGCTTCGCTCCACCCCTGACTCCGGCCGGGTCACCAAGCGCGGAGACGTGAACGTGGGGTACCTGGACCAGAGTGACGTGCTCGACGGCGACCTGACGGTGGGTGCCGCGATCGTGGGGGACCAGGCGGACTACGAATGGGCGCGCAACCCCCGCATCCGGGAAATCATGGGCGGGCTGGTGTCCGACGTCGACTGGCACGCCAATGTGCACGCCCTGTCCGGCGGCCAGAAGCGGCGCGTGGCGCTG
Encoded here:
- the rsmA gene encoding 16S rRNA (adenine(1518)-N(6)/adenine(1519)-N(6))-dimethyltransferase RsmA, giving the protein MTEPTPAAPAPLFGASDIRRLAEEIGIRPTKTLGQNFVIDGNTIRRIVAAADIGPDETVLEVGPGLGSLTLGLLDAAASVVAVEIDPVLAAKLPETVKEWRPGAAGNFHLVHADAMKVTELPVQPTALVANLPYNVAVPVVLHLLQYFPSLRHGLVMVQDEVADRLAAGPGSKTYGVPSVKAAWYSQMRKAGVIGMNVFWPAPKIHSGLVAFTRREPPATTATREQVFAVVDAAFAQRRKTLRAALAGWAGGAPEAERCLVAAGVDPTARGEVIDIGAFAKIAEAKQALA
- a CDS encoding 4-(cytidine 5'-diphospho)-2-C-methyl-D-erythritol kinase, translating into MNAPAGRFAARTVRVKAPGKVNVSLEVGPLRPDGYHSVASVYLAVSLYEEVAATSTDTPGITVSLSPESTVDLDAADIPLDGSNLAYKAAAIMADVSERSTGVHLEITKRVPVAGGMGGGSADAAATLLACDALWNSGLSREELAHLAGELGADVPFSLLGGAAVGLGVGDELSPALAKAQTYWVLVTADYGLPTPEVYRTLDRLREAGGVQAAEPVGVDPQILTALRSGDAEALSRVLVNDLQRASIELAPALRDTLGIGESHGAIAGIVSGSGPTVALLADDPVAAESLAEDLRHYGLTALSVHGPVPGARIISDTLL